One segment of Nostoc flagelliforme CCNUN1 DNA contains the following:
- a CDS encoding reverse transcriptase domain-containing protein gives MTIYLKRQNHTCAACGLKFLSNECIHLHHKDGNHANWKKENLMAIHGFRPQRGCHTALKEITQKGRATKWFIEGDISACFDRIDHFILLKILQDKIHDNRFIRLIKGLLDAGYLENWKYNSTYSGVPQGAVVSPILSNLVLDKLDKYVEQELIPAYTRGQRRSVFPPYNVLTKAAAKARKIIIPKIGVTFGQFHFNYSLECRN, from the coding sequence GTGACAATATACTTAAAACGACAAAACCATACTTGTGCAGCCTGCGGGTTGAAATTCCTATCGAATGAATGTATTCACCTACATCACAAAGATGGGAATCATGCCAACTGGAAGAAGGAGAATCTAATGGCAATTCACGGTTTTCGACCCCAACGCGGATGTCATACAGCACTAAAAGAAATTACCCAAAAAGGTCGAGCTACTAAGTGGTTTATCGAAGGAGATATCAGCGCGTGTTTTGACAGAATAGACCATTTTATCCTGTTAAAAATACTACAAGATAAAATCCACGACAATCGCTTTATTCGACTAATCAAGGGATTGCTGGATGCAGGGTATTTAGAAAATTGGAAATACAATTCTACCTACAGTGGAGTACCTCAGGGTGCAGTTGTAAGCCCAATACTTTCCAATCTGGTGCTAGACAAATTGGACAAATACGTCGAACAGGAATTAATACCAGCATACACACGAGGTCAACGAAGGAGTGTTTTCCCACCGTACAATGTGCTGACCAAAGCAGCAGCCAAAGCACGAAAAATAATCATTCCTAAGATTGGTGTAACCTTCGGACAATTCCACTTTAATTACTCTTTAGAGTGCAGGAATTAA
- a CDS encoding DUF4360 domain-containing protein produces MQFIKQLGKQLGFLVLVGSGMFSALSASAQTSVTINANTEGNIPPNIASRPTRAFEFKKFPVGFFHCPVRGTPEAILNGDTFSIVFSKFERIAPPTKVVSESCNLRFNLNVPVGFKVQPINLLYNGFADVPNGGSADVAVRLVLQGKVTAISKQSFASGFSDTFSKDVAVVSDTINACTKPVNIVVGINSSMIARANNLPATSAGLKTQISIDTIDTSIGTVLFKIKFAFLPCT; encoded by the coding sequence ATGCAATTTATCAAACAGTTAGGTAAACAGCTAGGTTTTCTGGTCTTAGTCGGTTCTGGGATGTTTTCTGCATTATCAGCTAGCGCGCAAACTTCCGTGACAATCAATGCCAATACTGAAGGCAATATACCCCCGAATATTGCATCCAGACCAACACGCGCATTTGAGTTTAAAAAATTTCCAGTAGGTTTTTTTCACTGCCCAGTAAGAGGAACACCAGAGGCAATTTTGAATGGAGATACTTTTTCAATAGTATTTTCTAAATTTGAACGTATAGCTCCACCTACTAAGGTTGTATCAGAAAGCTGCAACCTGCGGTTCAATCTTAATGTACCTGTTGGATTTAAGGTTCAGCCCATTAACCTCTTGTATAATGGGTTTGCAGATGTGCCTAACGGAGGTAGTGCTGACGTAGCCGTTAGACTAGTGCTTCAAGGTAAAGTAACCGCTATTTCAAAGCAAAGCTTTGCTTCTGGCTTCTCAGATACTTTTTCCAAAGATGTAGCTGTTGTATCAGACACAATAAATGCCTGTACTAAACCAGTGAATATAGTTGTTGGTATCAATTCATCTATGATTGCACGAGCTAATAATCTACCTGCAACCTCTGCGGGTCTAAAAACCCAAATCTCAATTGATACAATCGACACATCAATCGGTACTGTATTGTTCAAAATCAAGTTTGCTTTCCTACCTTGTACTTAG
- a CDS encoding nucleotidyltransferase domain-containing protein, with protein MESFSELMKLSGLLNDFRQPWFVAGGWAIDLFIGDVTRVHKDIEIAIFRKDQSRLREYLFGWEFTKVINGKMEPWNEDEWLELPIHEIHAHTKNNLLSELEILLDECSQSEWRFRRNLDIARPLSMIRLRSDIGVPFLAPEIVLLYKAKNPRSKDEDDFYRVCRLLDEERQVWLKQAITVCYPRHHWLTELDAS; from the coding sequence ATGGAATCTTTTTCAGAACTTATGAAACTTTCTGGACTACTAAATGATTTCAGACAACCCTGGTTTGTCGCGGGTGGGTGGGCGATAGACCTTTTTATAGGAGATGTAACTAGGGTACACAAAGATATAGAAATCGCAATATTTAGGAAAGACCAGAGCCGCCTGCGAGAATATTTATTTGGCTGGGAATTTACTAAGGTTATTAATGGGAAAATGGAGCCTTGGAATGAAGATGAATGGCTAGAGTTACCGATACATGAGATTCATGCTCATACTAAAAATAACTTGTTATCGGAACTAGAGATTCTTTTGGATGAGTGTTCACAAAGCGAGTGGAGATTTCGCAGAAATCTTGATATTGCACGTCCATTATCAATGATTCGGTTACGTTCTGATATTGGTGTACCGTTCCTTGCTCCAGAAATTGTACTCTTATACAAAGCTAAGAATCCCAGGTCTAAAGACGAAGATGATTTTTATCGTGTATGCAGGTTACTAGATGAAGAACGTCAAGTTTGGCTTAAACAAGCAATCACTGTGTGTTACCCCAGACACCATTGGCTTACAGAACTTGATGCTAGTTGA
- a CDS encoding Uma2 family endonuclease, translating into MVQQVLINDDDYYVPDANQLVTEDDTPVDNFASEKQQRLLVGSLYSTLQQQTFLAAANVGIYHTDGQPAIVPDVFLSLDVQVPQNWWEKQNRCYMVWRFGKPPEVVIEIVSNKEGDELGKKLKIYEQMRASYYIVYDHNQQLGEKVLRVYELRGRRYFETSENWLEQVGLGVTLWEGKFEERQETWLRWCYQDGNVLSIGDERAEQERQRAEQAEQRTQLLADRLRAMGVDPDTL; encoded by the coding sequence ATGGTTCAGCAAGTTCTAATCAATGATGATGATTACTATGTGCCAGATGCCAACCAGCTAGTCACTGAAGATGATACACCTGTGGACAATTTTGCATCTGAAAAACAACAACGTCTCTTGGTTGGCTCTCTTTACAGTACTCTACAGCAGCAAACTTTTTTAGCAGCAGCTAATGTCGGCATTTACCATACAGACGGTCAACCCGCAATTGTACCCGACGTTTTTCTCAGCTTAGATGTACAAGTACCTCAAAATTGGTGGGAAAAACAAAATCGTTGTTATATGGTTTGGCGTTTTGGTAAACCTCCAGAAGTCGTGATTGAAATTGTCTCTAATAAAGAAGGTGATGAACTGGGCAAAAAACTAAAAATTTATGAACAAATGCGGGCTAGTTACTACATCGTATATGACCATAATCAGCAATTAGGAGAAAAAGTGTTGCGCGTTTATGAACTTAGAGGAAGGCGCTACTTTGAAACTTCAGAAAATTGGTTAGAGCAAGTTGGTTTAGGCGTAACTTTGTGGGAAGGTAAATTTGAAGAAAGACAAGAGACTTGGTTACGCTGGTGCTACCAAGATGGTAATGTTTTATCGATTGGAGATGAACGCGCCGAACAAGAACGACAACGTGCCGAACAAGCAGAACAACGTACCCAATTGCTAGCAGATAGACTACGGGCTATGGGCGTAGATCCCGACACTCTTTAG
- the miaA gene encoding tRNA (adenosine(37)-N6)-dimethylallyltransferase MiaA — MTKLIVICGATATGKSGLALALAMRLGSVILSADSRQVYREFDIGTAKPTVAEQKLVPHYLIDICNPADIMTVADYQQQTQALIASVGVTPLLLVGGTGLYIRSIVQGMKIPRVAPQSELRSQLESLGQPQLYAMLQQVDPVAAQKIHGNDLVRTLRALEVYYVTGYPISEQQGENPPNYPILQIGLDCDVEKLLARIQQRTEQMIANGLVAEVEYLSQKYGVDLSLLNTLGYQEIKQYLAGDISLDEAKELTILHTRQFAKRQRTWFRAYPQIEWFDADDPNLLEKVWHRINEFISCTSS; from the coding sequence ATGACTAAATTAATTGTGATTTGTGGGGCAACGGCAACGGGTAAATCGGGTTTGGCTTTGGCTTTGGCGATGCGGTTGGGTTCTGTAATTCTCAGCGCTGATTCTCGTCAAGTTTATCGTGAGTTTGATATTGGGACGGCAAAACCAACTGTAGCTGAACAAAAATTGGTGCCACACTATTTAATAGATATCTGCAATCCAGCAGATATCATGACAGTAGCAGACTATCAGCAGCAAACACAAGCTTTAATTGCTTCTGTTGGTGTTACACCACTCTTGCTAGTTGGTGGTACTGGTTTATATATACGTTCTATTGTCCAAGGGATGAAAATTCCGAGAGTTGCACCACAAAGTGAATTGCGATCGCAGCTTGAATCTCTCGGTCAACCACAACTCTACGCCATGTTACAACAAGTTGACCCAGTTGCAGCACAAAAGATTCATGGCAATGATTTAGTGCGAACTTTAAGAGCATTAGAAGTATATTATGTTACTGGATATCCCATTTCAGAACAGCAAGGGGAGAATCCGCCCAATTATCCGATTTTGCAAATTGGTTTAGATTGCGATGTTGAAAAGTTGCTTGCTCGGATTCAACAGCGTACTGAGCAAATGATAGCAAATGGTTTGGTTGCTGAAGTGGAGTATCTTAGTCAAAAATATGGCGTTGATTTGTCTTTGTTGAATACTTTGGGCTATCAAGAAATCAAGCAATATTTGGCTGGGGATATTTCCTTAGATGAAGCGAAAGAATTAACAATTTTGCATACGCGACAATTTGCCAAGCGACAACGTACTTGGTTTCGAGCCTATCCACAAATTGAATGGTTTGATGCCGATGATCCTAATTTATTAGAAAAGGTTTGGCATCGGATAAATGAGTTTATAAGTTGCACAAGTTCCTGA
- the glcD gene encoding glycolate oxidase subunit GlcD — translation MLTQDKKQRNWKPILKAFEAVLGKNGVVQRREELITYECDGLTGYRQRPAVVVLPRTTEQVAEIVKICNQYSIPFIARGSGTGLSGGALPLKDSVLIVTSLMRQILSIDLENQRTVVQPGVINSWVTQAVSGAGFYYAPDPSSQIICSIGGNIAENSGGVHCLKYGVTTNHVLGLKIVTPEGEIIDIGGQIPEMPGYDLTGVFVGSEGTLGIATEITLRILKSAESICVLLADFTSIEAAGATVSDIISAGIIPGGMEMMDNFSINAVEDVVATNCYPRDATAILLIEIDGLEVEVAGNKQRVIEICKKNGARNVTSATDPETRLKLWKGRKAAFAAAGHLSPDYYVQDGVIPRTQLPYVLHEIKTLSEQYGYRVANVFHAGDGNLHPLILYDNSVHGALEQVEEMGGKILKLCVQVGGSISGEHGIGAEKKCYMPQMFSQVDLETMQWVRQVFNPKGLANPEKIFPTPRTCGEAANASVLKQFEGVERF, via the coding sequence ATGCTTACCCAAGATAAAAAACAACGCAACTGGAAACCTATTCTCAAAGCATTTGAAGCTGTGCTTGGTAAAAATGGTGTGGTGCAACGCCGCGAAGAACTCATTACCTATGAATGTGATGGTTTAACTGGTTATCGCCAACGTCCAGCTGTGGTGGTGTTACCTAGAACTACAGAACAAGTTGCAGAAATTGTCAAAATATGCAACCAATACTCTATCCCCTTCATAGCACGCGGTTCTGGCACTGGTCTATCTGGCGGCGCTTTACCATTAAAAGACTCCGTTTTAATTGTAACTTCGTTAATGCGACAAATCCTCAGCATTGATTTGGAAAATCAACGGACAGTTGTACAACCAGGGGTGATTAATAGTTGGGTAACGCAGGCTGTTAGTGGTGCTGGTTTTTACTACGCTCCTGATCCCTCTAGTCAAATTATTTGCTCTATTGGGGGCAATATTGCCGAAAATTCTGGTGGCGTACATTGTCTCAAATACGGTGTTACTACCAACCACGTTTTAGGATTAAAAATTGTCACGCCAGAAGGGGAAATTATCGATATAGGCGGACAAATCCCAGAAATGCCTGGTTATGATTTAACAGGTGTGTTTGTTGGTTCCGAAGGTACTTTAGGAATTGCCACAGAAATTACTTTGCGAATTCTCAAAAGTGCAGAATCAATTTGTGTGCTGTTGGCAGATTTTACTAGCATTGAAGCTGCGGGAGCAACTGTTTCTGACATCATCAGCGCCGGGATTATTCCTGGTGGTATGGAAATGATGGATAACTTCAGCATCAATGCTGTTGAAGATGTTGTAGCAACTAATTGTTATCCCCGCGATGCTACTGCCATTTTGCTAATAGAAATTGACGGTTTGGAAGTGGAAGTTGCAGGAAATAAGCAGCGAGTTATTGAAATTTGTAAAAAGAATGGGGCACGAAATGTTACTTCTGCTACTGACCCAGAAACCAGATTGAAATTATGGAAAGGACGCAAAGCCGCTTTTGCTGCGGCTGGGCATTTAAGCCCAGATTATTATGTACAAGATGGTGTAATTCCTCGGACTCAGTTGCCTTATGTTCTGCACGAGATTAAGACTTTAAGTGAACAATACGGTTATCGGGTTGCTAATGTATTTCATGCTGGTGATGGTAATCTTCATCCGCTAATTCTTTATGATAATTCTGTGCATGGAGCATTAGAGCAAGTAGAAGAAATGGGTGGAAAAATTCTTAAACTTTGTGTCCAAGTTGGTGGTAGTATTTCGGGTGAACATGGCATCGGCGCAGAGAAAAAATGCTATATGCCACAGATGTTTAGCCAAGTTGATTTAGAAACTATGCAATGGGTGCGGCAAGTTTTTAATCCTAAAGGGTTAGCAAATCCTGAAAAGATATTCCCCACACCACGAACTTGTGGTGAAGCAGCCAATGCATCGGTACTTAAACAATTTGAAGGTGTAGAAAGATTTTAA
- a CDS encoding peptide chain release factor 1, producing MSDVAKGGRGKRAPYTTVMCRVPEPIKAIIEALTAKYRELVDNYDSPDNSELISALTTNSNPDELQQLREEVKSLEINLKLARKKTKEFEQQLADAENQIYHLRNGGAVKILTSKIRELELENYQLKNSKDTVDEKNIISEALIKFIEAQKESYGKNGAQKGKPFDLNTRKWDAFREFMKLFTNL from the coding sequence ATGAGTGATGTAGCAAAAGGCGGGCGTGGCAAGCGTGCGCCTTACACAACAGTCATGTGTCGAGTTCCTGAACCGATAAAAGCCATAATTGAGGCGCTAACCGCTAAGTATAGAGAATTAGTAGATAATTATGATAGCCCAGATAATTCAGAATTAATTTCAGCCCTTACTACTAATAGCAATCCTGATGAGTTACAGCAGTTAAGAGAAGAAGTTAAAAGTTTAGAAATAAACCTTAAACTAGCGAGAAAAAAAACTAAAGAATTTGAGCAACAGTTAGCAGACGCGGAGAATCAAATTTACCATTTGCGAAACGGTGGGGCTGTCAAAATCCTAACTAGCAAAATAAGGGAGTTAGAACTTGAAAATTACCAGCTTAAAAATTCTAAAGATACAGTAGATGAAAAAAATATAATTTCGGAGGCTCTTATCAAATTCATCGAAGCTCAAAAAGAGAGCTATGGCAAGAATGGGGCACAGAAAGGCAAACCGTTTGATTTAAATACCCGTAAATGGGATGCTTTTAGAGAATTTATGAAGCTCTTTACAAATCTTTGA
- a CDS encoding GAF domain-containing protein: protein MNINPTESTMELTKLSPPQILFGTEVDEKSSSEQFILSMYDSVQASIFVVDVLEDGDFRYVALNPTHEQWIGIRSDDLRGKKPEDILSPIDAAKVRQHYAECVLFGKTISYEQCLQFQGVQTWWSTTLTPLRDANSRIYRLIGTSSNITPVKQAEEAVGLQVQREQLLEAIAGRIHQSVEFETILHQTTIELRQFLNCDRVLIYRFEADGSGVIIAESTVTDPLLEKNITDPCFSGKHPEHYERGCIQVVEDIYADELHPCHIDFLASLQVRANLVVRIFKEQDMWGLLIAQHCHQSRQWQQTETDLLKQLATQFGIAARQAELRQQIKDLKAKLELQKQKHKNQLQQVRNFEALVRRMTEQIRDSLDESQVLQTLTQELAELLNLDRCQIELYSTCQTLVTITYEYSINLPRCQGLTKKIADRLEVYQPLLQKQPLQFLEIVPGWQPKLLVMSQMACPIFDTQGILGNIWLTRPTQEAFDEFEIELVQQVASECAIAIRQAQLYKQNQAQVKELEKCDRLKNQFLRNLSQELRTPITSISLAVQTLESVLTPAEILEIEIVPQLLQILHNECARENKLINDLLTLTYLEAEPDPPTLIAIDLQSWLHPIVESFRDLTTCQRQQLNLSVDPALPLLETDITDMERIITELLNHVCKYTPAGESVTVSAHLAEDAVELNISNSGLELTSNELSRIFEPFYHLSKHDPWKHSGTGLELALVQKMVRHLGGSIYVESGVGQTTFTIRFPL, encoded by the coding sequence ATGAATATAAATCCAACGGAATCAACTATGGAGTTGACAAAATTATCACCACCTCAGATTCTCTTCGGCACAGAAGTAGATGAGAAAAGCAGTAGTGAGCAGTTTATACTGAGCATGTACGATTCTGTGCAAGCATCAATATTTGTAGTTGATGTTCTGGAGGACGGAGATTTTCGATATGTGGCACTTAATCCTACTCATGAGCAGTGGATAGGCATTCGCTCAGATGATCTTCGGGGCAAAAAACCAGAGGATATTCTCTCCCCCATCGATGCTGCTAAGGTGCGTCAGCATTATGCTGAATGTGTGCTATTCGGCAAAACTATTTCTTACGAACAATGTTTGCAATTCCAGGGGGTTCAGACTTGGTGGAGTACGACTCTCACCCCGCTAAGGGATGCTAACTCCAGGATTTATCGACTGATTGGTACTAGTAGCAATATTACCCCTGTAAAGCAAGCAGAAGAGGCAGTTGGACTCCAGGTTCAACGGGAACAACTGCTAGAAGCGATCGCAGGACGAATTCACCAATCTGTAGAATTTGAGACAATTCTGCATCAGACAACAATTGAACTGCGGCAGTTTTTGAATTGCGATCGCGTCCTCATTTATCGCTTCGAGGCTGATGGCAGTGGGGTAATCATTGCTGAGTCAACTGTGACTGATCCCCTGTTGGAAAAAAATATTACCGATCCCTGCTTCAGTGGCAAACATCCAGAACACTACGAGCGAGGTTGCATTCAAGTTGTCGAGGATATTTATGCAGATGAGTTGCATCCTTGCCATATAGATTTTCTGGCATCTTTGCAGGTGAGAGCTAATCTAGTCGTGCGGATTTTCAAAGAGCAAGATATGTGGGGGCTATTGATTGCCCAGCATTGCCACCAATCGCGTCAATGGCAGCAAACAGAAACTGACTTACTCAAACAGTTGGCAACTCAATTCGGCATTGCTGCCAGACAGGCAGAACTTCGTCAGCAAATCAAGGATCTCAAAGCAAAGTTGGAGTTGCAAAAACAGAAGCACAAAAATCAGTTGCAGCAGGTGCGAAACTTTGAAGCCTTGGTGCGACGCATGACAGAACAAATCCGCGACAGTCTGGATGAAAGTCAGGTATTGCAGACACTCACCCAAGAATTAGCAGAGTTACTCAACCTTGACCGTTGCCAAATCGAACTCTATAGCACCTGTCAAACTCTGGTTACTATTACTTACGAGTACAGCATTAACCTACCTCGGTGTCAAGGATTGACTAAAAAGATTGCAGACCGTCTTGAAGTTTATCAGCCCTTGTTGCAAAAACAACCTTTGCAATTTTTAGAAATTGTCCCTGGATGGCAACCAAAATTGTTGGTTATGTCCCAGATGGCTTGTCCAATTTTCGATACTCAAGGGATTTTAGGAAACATTTGGTTGACAAGACCGACACAAGAGGCATTTGATGAATTTGAAATCGAGTTAGTGCAGCAGGTTGCAAGTGAATGTGCGATCGCTATTCGTCAAGCCCAGCTTTACAAACAAAACCAGGCACAGGTTAAAGAATTAGAAAAATGCGATCGGCTCAAAAACCAATTTCTCAGAAACCTATCCCAAGAACTGCGGACACCAATAACAAGCATCAGCCTTGCAGTCCAAACCCTCGAAAGTGTCCTGACACCAGCAGAAATATTAGAGATAGAAATAGTTCCACAACTCTTGCAGATTCTGCATAACGAGTGTGCGCGAGAAAACAAGTTAATTAACGACCTACTCACACTCACATATCTAGAAGCCGAACCCGATCCCCCAACTTTGATTGCCATTGATTTACAAAGCTGGCTTCACCCTATTGTCGAGTCTTTTCGAGACCTCACCACTTGCCAGCGACAGCAGTTAAACTTGAGTGTTGATCCCGCACTCCCGCTTTTAGAGACAGATATCACAGATATGGAGAGGATTATCACCGAACTACTCAACCATGTCTGCAAATATACTCCAGCAGGTGAGTCTGTCACAGTCTCTGCTCACCTGGCAGAGGACGCAGTAGAGCTTAATATTAGCAATTCGGGACTAGAGCTTACCAGCAACGAACTGTCACGGATATTTGAGCCTTTCTATCACCTTTCCAAACATGATCCTTGGAAACATAGCGGCACTGGACTGGAATTGGCATTAGTGCAGAAAATGGTCAGACATTTAGGCGGCTCAATTTATGTAGAGAGTGGAGTCGGTCAAACCACCTTCACTATCAGATTCCCGCTTTAA
- a CDS encoding helix-turn-helix domain-containing protein, with amino-acid sequence MQKLPKRVRRQSDKNNKDDNYISLADACKILYLTESTVRYYISKQRIKAFKSGGKWYLCKGDVEMLRQWQKTSE; translated from the coding sequence ATGCAAAAGCTACCTAAGAGAGTTAGAAGGCAAAGTGATAAAAATAATAAAGATGACAACTACATATCATTAGCCGATGCTTGTAAAATTTTGTATTTAACTGAAAGTACGGTTAGATACTACATTTCCAAACAGAGAATAAAAGCTTTTAAAAGTGGTGGTAAATGGTATCTATGCAAAGGCGATGTAGAAATGCTTCGCCAGTGGCAGAAAACCAGCGAGTGA
- a CDS encoding glycoside hydrolase family 10 protein, whose product MNRVARHCVSYLLCLGLVATLTVFSLSSVSSLPVYSQNISSLTTEIRGVWLTNVASGVLFVPWGINRAINQLSTLNFNTIYPVVWNRGHTFYKSAVAKMTTGSETQPLLNFMHGGQDVLAKIVTLAKNKDLRVIPWFEYGFMTPHYSQLARRYPDWLTIGQEGIKSTQDAPPEEIDNVLVSKVAWLNPLHPQVQEFIQELILEVVRNYDVDGIQLDDHFGMPVQFGYDRFTIELYQQEHQGKSPPTDPFNSEWMRWRADKITDFMAEIYQAVKAVKPQIRISLSPNYQAFAYKYYLQDWENWVKKGLVNELILQVYRNDKNSFIAQLEQSSIKLAQSLIPVGIGISTGTVRNPVKMAQITEQVQVVRDRNFDGISFFYWESLWGYIVPESPQQRRKAFFDLFNAKTVRLLKPKKL is encoded by the coding sequence ATGAATCGGGTTGCTCGCCATTGTGTTTCTTACTTGCTGTGTTTGGGATTAGTAGCCACTTTAACAGTTTTTTCACTCTCTTCAGTCTCTTCACTGCCAGTTTATTCCCAAAATATAAGTTCTTTAACTACAGAAATTCGCGGCGTTTGGCTCACTAATGTTGCTAGTGGTGTACTATTTGTTCCTTGGGGTATTAACCGTGCTATAAACCAATTATCGACTCTCAACTTTAATACAATTTATCCTGTAGTTTGGAACCGAGGACATACTTTTTATAAGAGTGCTGTAGCTAAAATGACTACAGGTTCGGAAACTCAACCTTTGCTCAACTTCATGCACGGTGGACAGGATGTTTTAGCAAAAATAGTAACACTTGCCAAAAATAAAGATTTGAGAGTGATCCCCTGGTTTGAATACGGGTTTATGACGCCACATTATTCACAATTAGCAAGGCGTTATCCCGACTGGTTGACAATTGGGCAAGAAGGTATAAAATCTACCCAAGATGCCCCACCTGAAGAAATTGATAATGTTTTGGTTAGTAAGGTGGCCTGGTTAAATCCCTTACATCCGCAAGTGCAAGAATTTATTCAAGAGCTAATTTTGGAAGTAGTCAGGAATTACGATGTGGATGGTATTCAGCTTGACGATCATTTTGGGATGCCAGTACAGTTTGGCTATGATCGCTTCACTATTGAACTCTACCAGCAAGAGCATCAAGGCAAAAGTCCCCCAACTGATCCTTTTAACTCAGAGTGGATGCGTTGGCGGGCAGACAAAATTACTGATTTTATGGCAGAAATCTATCAAGCTGTCAAGGCAGTAAAACCCCAAATTAGAATATCTCTGTCTCCTAACTATCAAGCTTTTGCCTACAAATACTATTTGCAAGATTGGGAAAATTGGGTAAAAAAAGGTTTAGTTAATGAGTTAATTTTGCAGGTGTATCGAAATGACAAAAACTCTTTTATCGCTCAACTGGAACAATCATCGATAAAATTGGCTCAAAGTCTAATTCCTGTAGGTATTGGTATATCAACGGGAACGGTGCGTAATCCGGTGAAAATGGCACAAATTACAGAACAAGTTCAGGTAGTGCGCGATCGCAATTTTGATGGTATCTCCTTTTTTTACTGGGAGAGTCTTTGGGGTTACATCGTACCCGAATCACCCCAACAGCGACGCAAAGCTTTTTTTGATCTGTTTAATGCTAAAACTGTCAGACTATTAAAACCAAAGAAACTTTGA